One genomic window of Kosmotoga olearia TBF 19.5.1 includes the following:
- a CDS encoding sensor histidine kinase: protein MSGEIMVETIVLIILIVQAVLMIPISILFVVFNRRSKDIIPAWDFFWISYAANRIIAIYKYLKGYNIIIALSESISYSLQIWALLVVIKFYSDDTKKYNTFFYLPIPAMVILKFLGVYNWYYQALGFVLLGIVMAWVGLVLIKSKKMQTKFGRILSWVVFFSGIQTALYIFSRNTVFALIRYPINILLAFLIFIYYLLYRIDDEVNKRVSTEQMLNNMAENISDHLALRINERGEILYSTPSMNNFVSSTKELSRFLRGFDEDDRKKFLTTFEDSLFFGRQGELDLSIKPEGSSFEKRFLVKFYPTKYLGTKVVDVFFLDITEQLRRENFLKKQKEEAELLNKSQAAFFSNISHELRTPLTIILGYSEMLYEIVGPAERRMVSMIADSANYLLKLVNDILDISKITSRAVKVEPESVNIKLLVNNILEQFNSLVEKKGIKLESKLMICRENFVTDKTKLQRILTNLIGNAIKFTNEGVVRVLVKEEGSNVFLFAVEDTGIGIKKEYQDKVFERFVQIKDDRSRVKFKKGTGLGLPLTKELVQLLGGRIWLQSEYGKGTTVYFTLKELNHSEEKQKGDKNG, encoded by the coding sequence GTGTCAGGTGAAATAATGGTGGAAACAATTGTTTTGATCATTCTTATTGTACAAGCAGTGCTGATGATTCCTATCAGTATCCTTTTTGTCGTGTTCAACAGACGCTCTAAAGATATAATACCAGCCTGGGATTTCTTCTGGATTTCTTACGCTGCGAATCGTATTATCGCCATCTATAAGTATTTGAAAGGCTACAATATAATAATAGCGCTGTCGGAGAGTATTTCGTATAGCCTTCAAATTTGGGCTTTACTCGTGGTTATAAAATTTTACTCAGATGATACGAAGAAATATAATACTTTCTTCTATCTACCGATTCCAGCAATGGTTATTCTGAAATTTCTTGGTGTTTACAATTGGTATTATCAGGCTTTGGGGTTTGTATTGCTGGGAATTGTTATGGCCTGGGTTGGATTGGTTCTAATAAAATCGAAAAAAATGCAAACAAAATTTGGTCGAATCTTAAGCTGGGTTGTTTTCTTTTCAGGGATTCAAACTGCTCTGTACATTTTCTCAAGAAATACAGTATTTGCCCTGATAAGATACCCAATAAACATTCTATTGGCGTTCTTGATCTTTATTTACTATCTTCTATACAGAATCGATGATGAAGTAAATAAACGTGTTAGTACCGAGCAGATGCTGAACAACATGGCTGAAAATATCTCAGACCACCTTGCATTGAGAATAAACGAACGCGGAGAAATTCTTTACTCTACCCCCTCTATGAATAACTTTGTGAGTTCAACGAAGGAACTTTCCAGGTTTCTAAGGGGCTTTGATGAGGATGACAGGAAAAAGTTTCTTACAACCTTTGAAGATTCCTTGTTTTTTGGAAGACAAGGTGAATTAGATCTTTCCATAAAACCGGAAGGGAGCTCTTTTGAGAAGAGATTCCTGGTTAAGTTTTATCCTACAAAGTATCTCGGAACAAAGGTTGTAGATGTATTTTTTCTGGATATAACAGAACAGTTAAGACGAGAGAATTTTTTGAAGAAGCAAAAGGAAGAAGCTGAATTACTCAATAAATCACAAGCGGCTTTCTTTTCCAATATATCTCACGAACTTCGAACGCCGCTTACGATTATTCTTGGTTATTCAGAAATGCTCTATGAGATAGTTGGACCTGCGGAAAGAAGAATGGTTTCTATGATCGCTGATTCGGCGAATTACCTTCTCAAACTGGTAAACGATATACTGGATATCTCAAAAATCACTTCCCGCGCTGTAAAGGTTGAACCTGAAAGTGTGAACATAAAGCTTCTCGTAAACAATATTCTCGAACAATTTAATAGTCTGGTGGAGAAAAAGGGTATCAAATTAGAATCTAAATTGATGATTTGCAGGGAAAACTTTGTAACAGACAAAACAAAGTTGCAGAGGATTCTCACAAATCTTATAGGTAACGCTATAAAATTCACTAATGAAGGAGTCGTCAGGGTCCTGGTCAAAGAAGAGGGAAGTAATGTGTTCCTTTTTGCCGTAGAGGATACTGGAATAGGTATAAAGAAAGAATATCAGGATAAGGTATTCGAACGCTTTGTCCAAATTAAAGATGATAGGTCCCGTGTAAAGTTCAAAAAAGGTACCGGGCTCGGATTACCTCTAACCAAGGAGTTAGTGCAGTTGCTCGGCGGGAGGATCTGGCTGCAATCTGAATATGGGAAAGGAACCACAGTATATTTTACTCTTAAAGAGTTGAACCACTCCGAAGAGAAGCAAAAAGGTGATAAAAATGGATGA